The DNA segment CTTAAGAGATTTTCTCATCAAATTAAACCCTTCATCACTTCTCAGCCTTTTGATATAGCGATCATCGATCGTCGATATAGATTTTCGTACTTGATTCACCAAATCAGGCAACTCCATTTCATGTTTTGCTGTATTCTTTGCACTTGATAGCCAAAGAAGATTTCCAAGAATGTTTTCAGGCAAAGATGGTGCTGCTCTTTTTCTCAAGTTCACAATGTGTGTGAGAATCGAATTCGAATGCCTCTTATTAGAACAATTTTTCTGTTTGGATGCAGCTATTGAACATTTCCATATGAAAGATGAGACAACCTCAACTTTAGTAGGATGTTTTATATGTGAGCTAGTTGACATAGTTTTAAGGTTGTTTATAGCAGATGCATTAAAAACAAATCTTCTTGTAACAAAATTACCTTTCTTGAACATTGAACTCCACATGGTCATAGATGTATCTCTTAACCACAAATCCTCAGCTGGAAAAAAGTAATTAGCCATTAAATTAGGATATTGTACTTCATTTGAACTACAGGCCAATCCAGCCCAATATTTGAGAAATGTACTTAACCCTACTCCATCAAGAATCTTATGTGCTATACATAAACCAATTGCAATTCCACCACATTTGAAAACATTTATTTGAATGTTAGTTACATAATCCCCTGCAGCTAATACCTTAAAAGGAGGTTGACAAGGAAGAAATTGACTAATCGATTCGAGGTTTGGTTCGTTTAGAAACTCGATTAGATGGCAATTAACATTGGTTGTAACATAATTAACTCCTTGATCGTTGCAATCGATGGAGAGTTCATCTTTAAACCTTCCTGCAAGTGGATAAAAGCGATACAAAGTATCAACTAGTGATTTCTTTAACAATGCTGATTTTTCGTGGACTTTAATATCGCCAAGATTTGGATAGAAGAGTAAAATAGGTGCATAGGGAGCTGGAATGAGTTGATCCAAGAGACAAAGATTAAAGTTTTTGAGGTGATTTGGTGTTGGAGATGAAGGTTGGATCATTTCTGTGgaaatgagtttaacttttatattcATCGTCTTTGGCTTATGAGAGTTGAGTGTGTTTTGATGTAGGAAGAAAGATGAATAATGCAAAAAGCTTATAAAGATAGTTGTTGAGTGACATAACAGATGCCTAGCATCTTTTAACTTTGTCATGTACATAAATGCTAGAAGAAGGAATCATTCTAGAAATCTTAGTAATCTCTAGTTCTAGTTCCATTAATTAATTGTATACTTGGATAACAATAACTTGCCTATGATAACAATTATTGTTAGTGATATGTGCGGGTCGAAAATGAGTAATgcaaaaaacggataaattatccgacccgacctatatttaatacggataaaaaatagGTTAATCGgccggataatatggatatccatatctTCTTGAATATGAACGTTTTTTGGGAGAATTCCCATTCTGCTAAACTTGAGGAATCTCATTTGAGACTTTAccaatgtaaaagttaaactcattagtCTTCAAAAGGGACGTTTCTTTTGAAGAATAAATGAAAATTTTACCTTGTCAATTTTTGGCAATGTCATTTTTCTCTAAACCAATTATCCAATCATTCCCGTGACTTTATG comes from the Nicotiana sylvestris chromosome 4, ASM39365v2, whole genome shotgun sequence genome and includes:
- the LOC104229376 gene encoding stemmadenine O-acetyltransferase-like, translated to MNIKVKLISTEMIQPSSPTPNHLKNFNLCLLDQLIPAPYAPILLFYPNLGDIKVHEKSALLKKSLVDTLYRFYPLAGRFKDELSIDCNDQGVNYVTTNVNCHLIEFLNEPNLESISQFLPCQPPFKVLAAGDYVTNIQINVFKCGGIAIGLCIAHKILDGVGLSTFLKYWAGLACSSNEVQYPNLMANYFFPAEDLWLRDTSMTMWSSMFKKGNFVTRRFVFNASAINNLKTMSTSSHIKHPTKVEVVSSFIWKCSIAASKQKNCSNKRHSNSILTHIVNLRKRAAPSLPENILGNLLWLSSAKNTAKHEMELPDLVNQVRKSISTIDDRYIKRLRSDEGFNLMRKSLKEIGEVCSKGADHYGFTSWCKFGFYDIDFGFGKPIWISSISSRCLFFMNLIILMETKCVDGIEAWVTLDEEEMNMIVGNQELLVFASIDPSPLTIFP